In the genome of Rhodoplanes sp. Z2-YC6860, one region contains:
- a CDS encoding lectin, translating to MSKSSILFAAALALGVSSGVNAQQQQAAPPQLPQAPNMTFFVTGAGPGKGADLGGIEGADQHCQTLAARHGAGGKTWRAYLSTQAADGKPAINARDRIGNGPWQNFKGTVVATSVDDLHSANNKLSFDNSISERGFLIPGVGYAPNRHDVLTGSTADGRAFPAGEDRTCRNWTSSTQGAAMLGHIDRKGLRDDDPAKSWNSSHPSRGPDGGCSQADLRGTGGDGLLYCFASN from the coding sequence ATGAGTAAGTCTAGCATTCTATTCGCGGCCGCATTGGCGCTGGGCGTATCGTCCGGCGTCAACGCACAACAGCAACAGGCGGCTCCGCCGCAGCTGCCGCAGGCGCCGAACATGACGTTCTTCGTCACCGGCGCGGGCCCCGGCAAGGGCGCCGATCTCGGCGGCATCGAGGGCGCCGATCAGCATTGCCAGACGCTTGCCGCGCGTCACGGCGCCGGCGGCAAGACCTGGCGCGCCTACCTGAGCACGCAGGCCGCTGACGGCAAGCCCGCCATCAACGCCCGCGACCGTATCGGCAATGGCCCGTGGCAGAACTTCAAAGGCACCGTCGTCGCCACCAGCGTCGACGATCTGCACAGCGCCAACAACAAGCTGAGCTTCGACAACTCGATCTCCGAGCGCGGCTTTCTCATCCCGGGCGTCGGATACGCACCGAACCGGCACGATGTGCTGACCGGCTCCACCGCCGATGGCCGCGCCTTCCCGGCCGGCGAGGACCGCACGTGCCGCAATTGGACGAGCAGCACCCAGGGCGCGGCGATGCTCGGCCACATCGACCGGAAAGGCCTGCGCGACGACGATCCCGCGAAGTCTTGGAATTCTTCGCACCCGTCGCGTGGCCCGGATGGCGGATGCAGCCAAGCGGATTTGCGCGGGACGGGCGGAGACGGCCTGCTCTATTGCTTCGCGAGCAACTGA
- a CDS encoding VOC family protein: MDMSVGVLDHYNVSTRKLPETIKFYEEVLGFKNGPRPPFNFPGAWLYSSGHPVLHINDISQTDREQRPDSGVIDHVAFGSRGFEAMKKHLAGKGIAHRVNQVPKSTRWQIFLRDPNNVEIELNFETKNEIGA, encoded by the coding sequence ATGGACATGAGCGTCGGCGTGCTCGATCACTACAACGTCTCGACCCGCAAGCTCCCGGAGACCATCAAGTTCTACGAGGAGGTGCTGGGCTTCAAGAACGGCCCGCGGCCGCCGTTCAACTTCCCCGGCGCCTGGCTCTACAGCTCGGGCCATCCGGTGCTGCACATCAACGACATCTCGCAGACCGACCGCGAGCAGCGGCCGGACTCCGGCGTCATCGATCATGTGGCGTTCGGCAGCCGCGGTTTCGAGGCGATGAAGAAGCACCTGGCCGGGAAGGGCATCGCGCACCGCGTCAATCAGGTGCCCAAGAGCACGCGCTGGCAGATCTTCCTCCGCGATCCGAACAACGTGGAGATCGAACTGAATTTCGAAACCAAGAACGAGATCGGAGCGTAG
- a CDS encoding NAD-dependent epimerase/dehydratase family protein encodes MTTLVIGAGLIGSQVARLLVERGEKPVLMDVAAQPAAIGQIVDISKVTLTSGDILRPLSIVDVLRTHGITRIAHTAANPLLTVGAQRDPYAAINLNIMGTVNVLEAARVTGLKRVVVSSSSVLNHYLDGGEDRGDFGKEEAFPRPTTFYSATKQAVESLGLNYAKWCGIEFAGLRYGAVFGPWSGSGGGGPSNVIREAMRNALAGKEATVPPGTMEWVYSKDAARGTVMALETKDLGSRVFNITMGAMTTPAEMAGAIQAVAPGAKVKFEAPAGTGVSLSNRDHHAELTRAKRHLGWEPEFPLQAAVKDLAEWMRLYAA; translated from the coding sequence ATGACGACACTGGTCATCGGCGCAGGGCTGATCGGCTCGCAGGTCGCACGTCTCCTGGTCGAGCGCGGCGAAAAGCCGGTGCTGATGGACGTGGCGGCGCAACCCGCAGCGATCGGCCAGATTGTCGACATATCCAAGGTGACGCTGACGAGCGGCGACATCCTGCGGCCGCTGTCGATCGTCGACGTGCTGCGCACCCACGGCATCACGCGGATCGCCCACACCGCCGCCAATCCGCTGCTCACAGTCGGCGCGCAGCGCGACCCCTATGCCGCGATCAATCTCAACATCATGGGCACTGTGAACGTGCTGGAGGCCGCGCGCGTGACCGGGCTCAAGCGCGTCGTGGTGTCGTCATCGAGCGTGCTCAACCATTACCTCGACGGCGGCGAGGACCGCGGCGACTTCGGCAAGGAGGAGGCATTCCCGCGGCCGACCACGTTCTACTCGGCGACCAAGCAGGCGGTCGAAAGCTTAGGCCTGAACTATGCGAAGTGGTGCGGCATCGAATTCGCGGGCCTGCGCTATGGCGCGGTGTTCGGGCCGTGGAGCGGCTCAGGCGGCGGCGGACCGTCGAATGTGATCCGCGAGGCGATGCGCAACGCTCTCGCCGGCAAGGAGGCAACCGTGCCGCCCGGCACCATGGAGTGGGTGTACTCAAAGGACGCGGCGCGCGGCACGGTGATGGCGCTGGAGACCAAGGACCTCGGCAGCCGCGTGTTCAACATCACCATGGGCGCGATGACCACCCCCGCCGAGATGGCCGGCGCGATCCAGGCCGTCGCGCCCGGCGCGAAGGTGAAGTTCGAGGCCCCCGCCGGCACCGGCGTGTCGCTGTCGAACCGCGATCACCATGCCGAACTGACGCGGGCCAAGCGGCATCTCGGCTGGGAGCCGGAGTTTCCGCTGCAAGCCGCGGTGAAAGACCTCGCGGAATGGATGCGGCTTTATGCAGCATGA